In a genomic window of Shouchella clausii:
- a CDS encoding TIGR01777 family oxidoreductase, translating into MKIAIAGGTGFIGSKLANRLYDEGHDIYILTRNAKNKQNKKRLTFVEWLNPATSPLEQLEGTDAFVNLAGEPLMGRWTKSKKAQIVASRLEATNEVVALISKMAQKPSVLIQASAIGYYGHSDSITFTEADGPVNNNFLTEVARKWENAAVQAEAHGVRTVLTRIGIVLDKREGALAKMIIPYKLYAGGKVGSGRQWMSWIHIDDAVGLMAFAIQTKSIKGPLNVTAPHPVRMQHLNRSVANVLERPYWLPAPAFAIKIALGEMSTLVLDGAYAYPKKAVMHDYPFMYTNIDAALKQVLT; encoded by the coding sequence ATGAAAATCGCTATAGCCGGTGGTACAGGGTTTATTGGCTCTAAACTTGCCAACCGCCTTTATGATGAAGGTCATGATATTTACATTTTAACGCGGAACGCCAAAAATAAGCAAAACAAAAAACGCCTGACATTCGTGGAGTGGCTGAATCCAGCGACCTCGCCACTCGAGCAACTTGAGGGCACAGACGCATTTGTCAATCTTGCTGGCGAGCCGCTAATGGGCAGGTGGACAAAAAGCAAAAAAGCTCAGATTGTCGCTAGCAGGCTTGAGGCTACGAACGAAGTAGTGGCGCTCATCAGCAAGATGGCTCAAAAACCGAGCGTGCTAATTCAAGCTTCTGCTATCGGCTATTATGGCCATTCAGACTCCATTACATTTACGGAAGCAGACGGACCAGTTAACAACAACTTTTTAACTGAAGTAGCGAGAAAATGGGAAAATGCCGCTGTTCAAGCTGAAGCCCATGGGGTCCGCACCGTGTTAACCCGGATTGGCATTGTTCTTGATAAACGGGAAGGCGCATTAGCCAAAATGATCATTCCATACAAACTTTATGCAGGCGGCAAAGTCGGCTCTGGCAGGCAATGGATGTCATGGATCCACATTGATGATGCCGTCGGTTTAATGGCTTTTGCGATCCAAACGAAATCGATAAAAGGCCCGCTCAATGTAACAGCGCCCCATCCAGTGCGCATGCAACACCTCAACCGTTCAGTCGCTAACGTTTTAGAAAGACCTTACTGGCTACCAGCTCCCGCTTTCGCCATTAAAATTGCCCTCGGGGAAATGAGCACATTGGTGCTAGATGGCGCATATGCTTACCCAAAAAAGGCGGTCATGCATGACTACCCTTTTATGTATACCAATATTGACGCTGCGCTCAAACAAGTGCTAACGTAA
- a CDS encoding S66 family peptidase: MLKLLQPARLQKGDKVATVSLSWGGAGDKEIRWRYEQGKRRIEEVFGLEVVEMPHTLSPPDEVYRHPEKRAADFMAAFAEPSIKAIISCIGGNDSIRMLPYIDFELIRANPKIFTGYSDSTVAHLICLKAGLSSFYGVSVLNDFAENGGMHPYTVKWIETVLFSSTPVGRIPVAPEWTGEWLEWAVANKEKRRTYRPNCDYEVVQGEGVVQGRLIGGCFEVLEFLKGTPLFPAHSQFDGAILFLETSEVHAPEWLLEDGLRQYGVCGILERINGILFAKPQNGHLYEEYKQVIKKVLAEFNCGQLPVLYNASFGHNEPKCLLPYGALAEINASNGTFAILEQGVR; the protein is encoded by the coding sequence GTGCTTAAACTTTTACAGCCTGCTAGACTGCAAAAAGGGGATAAAGTCGCAACTGTGAGCCTTAGTTGGGGAGGAGCTGGAGACAAGGAGATTCGTTGGCGTTATGAACAAGGGAAGCGGCGGATTGAAGAAGTGTTCGGTCTTGAGGTGGTAGAGATGCCCCATACGTTAAGCCCTCCTGACGAAGTATATCGCCATCCAGAAAAGCGAGCGGCAGATTTCATGGCCGCTTTTGCTGAGCCATCCATTAAAGCGATTATTTCCTGCATTGGCGGCAATGATAGCATTCGTATGCTCCCTTACATCGATTTTGAACTGATTCGCGCAAACCCGAAAATCTTTACAGGCTATTCGGATAGCACAGTTGCCCATCTTATTTGCCTGAAAGCCGGGCTTTCTAGCTTTTATGGCGTTTCTGTGCTCAATGACTTTGCAGAGAATGGTGGGATGCACCCTTACACAGTTAAATGGATTGAAACGGTGTTGTTCTCTAGCACCCCAGTTGGCCGTATCCCAGTTGCTCCCGAATGGACAGGAGAATGGCTTGAATGGGCGGTTGCTAATAAAGAGAAGCGGCGTACATACAGGCCTAACTGTGATTATGAAGTTGTACAAGGGGAGGGAGTCGTGCAAGGGCGATTAATCGGCGGTTGTTTTGAAGTGCTTGAATTTTTAAAAGGAACGCCGTTGTTTCCAGCGCATTCGCAATTTGATGGAGCAATTTTGTTTCTAGAAACGTCTGAAGTACACGCTCCTGAGTGGCTGCTTGAAGACGGGCTTCGCCAATACGGGGTATGTGGGATTTTAGAACGGATAAACGGCATTCTGTTTGCCAAACCCCAAAATGGCCACTTATATGAGGAATACAAACAAGTAATAAAAAAAGTGCTAGCTGAATTTAATTGCGGACAACTGCCTGTCCTATACAATGCTAGTTTCGGCCATAACGAGCCGAAATGTTTGCTGCCATATGGGGCACTTGCGGAAATCAATGCAAGCAATGGGACGTTTGCGATTTTGGAGCAGGGAGTACGGTAG